The Actinobacillus succinogenes 130Z region ATGTCCCCCAAATCAACCATACACCGCTCAAAGCAAAACTCGCTTTTAATACATTGCCGACCGCTCCCGTCGGTTTATATAACAAACAGAATAAGGCAAGAAAAGCCGTTGCTACACCGGCAATTCTAAAATTCGTTAAGGTTTCGCCGAAAATGACTACTGCGGCAATAATTTGCAGAAACAGCGCCAAACGCTGAGCCGCGTCGGTACGCACGATACCGCCGTATTCAATGGCTTTCGACATCACCATAAATCCAACCGGCAGCAACACGCCCAAGGTCAGGAAAATCGGCTTGGCTTCACTTTGTATAAAGAATTCGGTAAAGGTTAATCCTTTAAAATCCGGATGTAATAAGAAATAACTTAACGATAACGCCATGATGTAACCAAAAGCGATCATCTGGTCCGTCACCACATTAAAACGTTTACACAGCTTAAACAACACCGAAACCGAGACACTGCAACAAATGGCAAAAATAAGAAAATGCATAAAATTTCCTTTTAGATGATTAACATTCAAGTGCGGTCAAAAATTTATCATTTTTTGACCGCACTTGACGCCTGAAATATTTCTAAGCGGCTGTGCCGAACCCGCGCAATCCGACCACGTGAACATGTTCTTGATTACCTGAAATTTTACGTACCAGTTTATAGGTGGTACCTTTTTCCGGACTGATATTTTCAGGGGCGGCAATGAGTAACTGCATATCCAAACGATCGCATAATTCAAACAATGTACTGATGGATTTACCGTCCAACCGCGCCGCTTCATCCAGGAACAGTAAGCGGCATGGCAAGATGTCTTTGCCGCGTAAACGACGGCTTTCTTCTTCCCAGCTTTGTACCACCATCAACAGGATTGACATACCCGTACCGATAGCTTCCCCGGTAGATAAAGCGCCGCTTTCCGCACGCAACCAGCCGTCCGCACCACGATACACCTCTACTTCCAGATTCAGATAATTGCGGTAATCCAGCAACTCTTCGCCGATGGTTTGTGCCGTGCGTTGTCCCATGTCGATATGCGGATTCAGACGTTGATACAACTTGGCGATGGCTTCGGAGAACGTTATGCGGTTGTCCGTAAATAAATCCTGATATTCTTCCTGATCACCGGATAACGCATCCAGTAACATGGCGTGAGTATCGCGAATATCCACTACCAAACGCACAGATTTCACCTGACCGAAAGAAATATTCTGCAAGCCTTGATTCAGCATGCGAATACGGTTTTGTTCCCGTTGAATGGTTTTGCGCATTATATTCGCCACCGATTCGGAACTGATCGCCAGTTTTTGTTCCCGTCCGGTTAGTT contains the following coding sequences:
- a CDS encoding DMT family transporter, producing MHFLIFAICCSVSVSVLFKLCKRFNVVTDQMIAFGYIMALSLSYFLLHPDFKGLTFTEFFIQSEAKPIFLTLGVLLPVGFMVMSKAIEYGGIVRTDAAQRLALFLQIIAAVVIFGETLTNFRIAGVATAFLALFCLLYKPTGAVGNVLKASFALSGVWLIWGTSGILYKKIALMGGAFPTSLFITFSLAAVLIFTYLLIKGTRWTVPSFLAGILLGCLNFGNILFYIYAHQYFKENPTIVFASMDVGVICLGVIVGALFFKERISKINAAGIGFGILAIFLLYGEKLFT